The Pseudomonas multiresinivorans DNA window ATTCCAGGCTCGTGGGGGCCGCCACCCGCGTTGGGTGGCAACCTTCCACCCGGTCATCGAGCTCCCGAAGGGCTCTGGTGAAGGACCTGGCAACTGGGGCATGCTCTGAACGACGCCCGCCTATGCCGAAAACAATCACGGGCGCATGAAACTGCCTCGGAAGCGCCATGGACAAGCCAAGCAGCACAACAACAAACGTCTCAGCTCCGCACGACCGCCCCGCCGAACCGGCACTGACCACGGCCCTGGATCGCTCGAAGCTGGTCCCTCCGCGCAGCGGCAGCCGCACCATCAGCCGTGACCGCCTGCTGCAGCAGCTGGTGGAAAACCGCCGGCGCCGCTGCACGGTGATCAAGGGCCCTGCCGGCTGGGGCAAGACCACCCTCCTGCTCGCCTGTCGCCAGCAGTTGCTCTCGCTGGGTTTCGAAGTCGCGTGGCTGAGCCTGGGCCCGGAGGACAACGACCTGGGCCGCTTCATCGACTACCTGCTCGGCAGCCTGGCGCAGATCGACCTGCAGATGGTGCAGCACGCATCCCTGATGGAGGCTCACGGGTTCGACAGCGAATCGGTGGAGCGCACCATCATCACCCTGGTGCAGGGCGTCGCCAGCAGCCAGCGCGAAGTAGTGCTGGTGCTCGATGACCTGCACAGCCTGACCGACGTTGGCATCCACCAGGCCCTGCAATGGCTGCTCGACTACGCGCCGAGCAACCTGCACCTGGTGCTCGGCACCCGCAGCGCGGTGCCGCTGTCGCTTGCCCGCCTGCGCAGCCAGGGGCAGGTCCTGGAGCTGGATCTACGCGACCTGAGCTTCACCCTCGAGGAAACCCGGCAGTTCCTGCAGCAGCAACTGGGCGAACTGGCTACCGATGAGATACGTCAGATCCACGAATTGACCGACGGCTGGATTGCCGGCCTGCAACTGCTCGCCGCCAGCCGGCGCAAGCCATCCCAGGGCAGCAACGGCGCACCCTCTCCCCTGCGCGACCACCAGGCCTTCGCCAGCTATTTCGAATCGACCGTGCTGGCTCGCCTGCAACCCGACGATGTCGAACTGCTCCTGCACACCGCCGTGTGCAATCGCTTCTGCCCCAGCCTGTGCGCAGCACTCGTCGATCGCCCGGAGGCCATCGCCGAAGCCGTGGAACTGCTCGCGCGCCTGGAGCAGGACAACCTGTTCCTGATTGCCCTGGAGACGCCCGATCAGGAAAACTGGTATCGCCTGCACCCCCTGCTGCGGGAGACGCTCCTTGGCCTCTTCGCCCGCCTGCCCGCCCAGCAGCAGAGCGCGGTACACAGCCGCGCCTGGCAATGGCAGCGCGATCGCGGGCAACTGGTCGAGGCCGTCCGCCATGCCGTAGCCGGCGGCCAGGCCGCAATGGCGGCGCAACTGGTCGAGGATCAGCTCGAAGCGCTGTATGCCCAGGGCGACCTGCGCATCCTCATCGAACTGGCGCGCCTGCTGCCCAGGGAGCAGATCCAGACCAGCATCCGCCTGCGCCTGCTGCTGGCACGCATGCAGGTTTTCGCCCGCGACTTCAACGCCTGCGAAAACAGCATCTCCAGCCTGGAACGAGACCTGCCGGTCGATGATGAAGATTCACGCTTCCGCCTCGCGATGCTGCGCGCCGTACTGGCGGTGCAGCGCGACGATACCGACGAGGCACTGGCGATCCTGCCACAACTGCTCAACCCGCCACCGGGCGTCAACTCGGTGATGCTCGGCGGCAGCCTGAACATCCTCTCCTGGCTGTACATGAACCGCGGTGAGTACGAGCGGGCGCGGCAGGTACAGCTGGATCGCCCGCCGCTGCTGGTCAACGGTGCGCCGTTGCTCGGCACTGCCGGCGGGACATTGCAGGGCCGTTGCCTGATCGGCCTGAGCCTGGCGATGGAGGGCCAGATCAGCCAGGCAGAGCGCATCTACCGCGAGGTCATCTACGAAGCGCAGCGCCACGGCCGCTCCTGTGCGGACGCGCTGCACCTGGCCACCGCCCTGCTGGGCGACACGCTGTACGAAAGCAACGAGATCGAAGCCGCGCTGGCCCTGCTGGAACCGCAGATCGATGTACTGGAGCGCATCTCGATTCCCGACTCGGTCCTGCGCGCCCTGGAGGTACTGGGCAAGGCGCACTGGGTCGCGGGCAACCGCCGCGAAGCCTTCGCCTATCTCGAACACCTGGAGGAATACGGCCGCCGCAACAAGCTCGACCGGCTCATGGCCCACGCACTTGTCTGGCAAGTGCACTGGCACCTGCTGCTGGGTGAAGTGGTCGCCGCCGAGACCAAGCTGTCACGCCTGGACGTCATCGCCGCGCGGCACCCCGATGCCGTCACCAGCCGCCGCAAGGACATCTTCATCCTGGTCGAGAACGCCCACCTGCGCTGGGACGCCGCCCACGGTGACCTGCATAGCGCGACCCTGCGCCTGAACAGGATGATCGAGGCCGGCGAACAGTACGGCCGCCAGTTGGCGGTGACCCGCCTGAAGATGCTCAGTGCGGTCTTCGACGCCCAGCGCGGCCATCTGGACGCGGCGCGGGAAAAGGTGCTGTCGCTGCTGCGCACCGCCCAGCGCTTCGGACAGCTGCGCAGCGTGATCGACGCCCACCCCGATGCGCTGGACCTGATCGAGACACTGACCCGCGACCAGCCGCTGGACCCCTTGCTGGCGTTCTACGTCGAACGCTTGCAGAACACCCGCCGCGCGCCAGCCACACAGGCCTGCGCCGATCCCGCACCCCGAACCACCGGCCTGCAACTGGGCGCAGGCATGGAGCCACTCAGCGAGCGTGAACTCGAGGTGCTGCGCCTGCTGGCCCAGGCCCTGCCGAACAAGAAGATTGCCCGCGCACTGGGCCTGTCCCATGAAACGGTGAAATGGCACCTGCGGCACATCTACAGCAAGCTTGGCGTCGGCAGCCGCGACGAAGCCGTAGCCCGCCTGCGGGACGCGGAGACCGCCGACGACGCCACCCGCTGACCCCACCGCGCCGCCACCCGCAATGGGTGGCGGCGCCGGCTGCAGCGCAGCCGAGCATGGCTGGAACCTTTCCCGAGGATCCGCCATGAGCGCCGAAGTGATCGAGTTTCGCGAGTCCCAGCTGGCCATTGCCGACGGCATCGCCACCTTCACCCACCAGAAGCCCACCGCGCGCAACGCGCTCTCGCTGGAGCTGCGGGCAGACTATGCGCAGATGCTCGATCGCGTGGAGTCCGACCGCAGCCTGCGCGCACTGATCCTCACCGGTTCGGGTGGCAGTTTCTGTGCCGGCGGAGACATCAGGTCACTGAAGGAGCGCCAGCTCAGCACCGACCCCGAAATCAATTCGGCCAATGCCATGCGCCTGCGTATCCGGCGCCTGCATGGCTGGCTGGAACGCCTGCGCGGCCTGGAGCTCCCGGTGATCGCCGCCGTCGACGGACCCGCCTACGGCGCCGGATTCGCCATTGCCCTGCTGGCGGATTTCATCGTCGCCTCCGACCGCGCCTCGTTCTGCATGCCCTTCGCCAAGCTCGGCCTGGTACCGGACTCCGGCGCGCTCTACACGCTGCCCCGCGCCGTCGGCCTGCCGAAGGCCAAGGAGCTGCTGTTCAGCGCACGACGCGTGTCGGTCGAGGAAGCTTGCGAGCTGGGGATCGTCCATTCGATTCACCCCCAGGATGAGCTGCCCGCCGCCGCCCAGCAGCTGGCCCGTCGCTTCCTGGACTCGCCGCGCGACGCCATCGCCATGAGCAAGCGCCTGCTCAATCAGAGCTACGAGACCCACTGGGACGCCATGGCCGAGCTGGAAGGCCTGGCGCAGGGCATCGCCTCCACCGCGCCGTATCACGACGAAGCCGTATCGACCTTCCTGCGTGGCGAACCTTCGCGCTTCGACTGGGACCGCGACTGAGCCACCCGGCCAGGGTGGAGTAACCGCGCGATACCTGCCCCTAACGTAGCCAGCGAGACCCTGCGCTTCTCGCGCAACACGACAACCGCGACCGGCAGTGCCGGTCGGCATCAGGAGCCTTCCGTGCATATCGAGCGCAGTGTTTTCCGCGACGACCATGAGATCTTCCGCACCACCGTGCGACGCTTTTTCGAGCGCGAATGCGTGCCACGCCAGGAAGCCTGGAACCAGGCCGGGCAATGGGACCGCGATATCTGGCTGAAGGCCGGCCGCGAAGGGCTGCTGTGCATCACGTTGCCGGTCGAGTACGGCGGCGGCGGCGGCGACTTCGGCCATAGCGCGGTATACAACGAGGAGTTCAACCGGGCCGGGCTGTCCGGCAACGGCCTGGGCATGCACTCGGACATCATCGCCCCGTACATCGCCCGCTGCGGCAGCGAAGAACAGAAGCAACGCTGGCTGCCCGGCGCCTGCTCCGGTGAACTGATCCTCGCCATCGCCATGACCGAACCGGGCACCGGCAGCGACCTCAAGGCGGTGCGCACCAGCGCCGTGCGCGATGGCGACGAGTACGTCATCAACGGCAGCAAGACCTTCATCAGCAATGGCCTGACGGCCGACCTGGTCATCGTGGTCTGCAAGACCGACCCGGACGCCGGCTCCAGGGGCATCAGCCTGATCGCCGTAGAGACCGACCGCCCCGGCTTCCAGCGCGGCCGCAAGCTGGACAAGGTCGGCCAGCACGCCCAGGACACTGCCGAGCTGTATTTCGACAACGTCCGCGTCCCCGTCGGCAACCGCCTCGGCGAGGAAGGCAAGGGCTTCGCCTACCTGATGGGCGAGCTGCCACAGGAGCGCTTCTCCATCGCCGTCTCCGCCGCCGCCCGCCTGGAGACCGTGCTCGAACACACCCTGGACTACGTGAAGAGCCGCCAGGCCTTCGGCCAGACCGTCTGGGACTTCCAGAACACCCGCTTCAAGCTGGCCGACATCAAGGCCCAGGCCACCGCCGTGCGCCTGATGATCGACCACTACCTGGGCGAGCACATGCGTCGGCGCCTGACCCTGGAAGAAGCGGCGATCGCCAAGCTGTTCGCCACCGAGACCCTGGGCAAGGCGCTGGACGAGATGGTCCAGCTGCATGGCGGCTACGGCTACATGCTCGAGTACCCGGTGGCCCGCGCCTTCGTCGACATGCGCGTCAACCGCATCTACGGCGGCACCAGCGAAGTCATGCGCGAACTCATCTCGCGCAAGCTCTGATCACACAAGGACAACAACCATGAGCCAGAAAGCATTCGTCGCCGGCGTCGGCATGATCCAGTTCAAGAAACCGGGTACCAGCGACTTCTACGATGTCATGGCCGCCCAGGCCATCCAGCAGGCCCTGGCTGACGCGGGCATCGACTATCGCCTGGTACAGCAGGCCTACGCCGGCTACGTCTACGGCGACTCCTGCTGCGGGCAGAAGGCCGTGTACCACGCGGGCATGACCGGCATCCCGGTGCTCAACGTCAACAACAACTGCGCCACCGGCTCCTCCGCCCTGTTCCTCGCCCGCCAGGCGGTACAGAGCGGCGCGGTGGACTGCGCCCTGGCAGTGGGCTTCGAACAGATGAACCCCGGCGCCCTGAAATCGGCCTGGACCGACCGGCCGGCTGCGCTGGAACGCGCCAACGCCGTCGTCAGCGAGCTGGTGACCGGCATCGATGTGCCGAGCAACGCCATCCGCCAGTTCGCCGGCGCCGGCCGTGCACACATGCAGAAGTACGGCACCAAACTGGAGACCTTCGCGTCTATTCGCGCCAAGGCCAGCCGCCACGCCGCACGCAACCCGCTGGCGGTGTTCCGCAACGTGGTCACCACTGAACAGGTGATGAACGACGTGGTGCTCTGGCCCGGCGTGCTGACCCGCCTGATGGCCTGCCCGCCAACCTGCGGCGCTGCCGCGGCCATCGTGGTCTCCGAAGCGTTCGCGAAAAAGCACGGCCTGCGCACCGACGTGCTGATCGCCGGCCAGTCCATGGCCACCGACATTCCCGCCTCCTTCGACACCCGCGACATGATCCGGGTCGTCGGCTTCGAGGTCACTCGGCTTGCGGCTCAGCAGGCCTACGAGCAGGCCTGCATCGGCGTGAACGATATCGACGTCATCGAACTGCACGACTGCTTCGCCCAGAACGAGCTGCTCACCTATGAAGGCCTCGGCCTGTGCGCCGAGGGCGAAGGCGAGCAACTGGTGGAAGACGGTGACAACACCTATGGCGGCAAGTGGGTAGTCAATCCGTCCGGCGGCCTGCTCTCCAAGGGCCACCCGCTGGGCGCCACCGGCCTTGCGCAATGCTACGAGCTGACCCACCAGTTGCGCGGCAGCGCCGGTGATCGCCAGGTGGAGAACGCCCGCATCGCGGTGCAGCACAACCTCGGCCTCGGCGGTGCCGGTGTGGTCACCGTGTACCAGAAGAACTGACTTCGGAGCGCCTACCAGATGATCGACAAGAAACACATCGGCAAGGTCCTGCCGTCCTTCAGCGCCACCGCCGAAGCCGGCCAGCTGCGCTTCTTCGCCAGGAGCATCGGCGAAACCGATCCGATCTACCTCGACGAGCAGGCGGCGCGCGACGCCGGGCACCCCGCCCTGCCACTGCCGCCGACCTTCCTGTTCTCCCTGGCCTTCCAGATGCCGAACCAGGCCTGGCGCGACGAGCTGGGCATCATTTCCTCGCGCATCCTGCACGGCGAGGAGTCCTTCACCTACCAGCGCATGGCCTACGCCGGCGACACCCTGCATTACGACGTGCGCATCACCGACATCTACGACAAGAAAGGCGGTGCACTGAGCTTCGTGGTGCGCGAGTCGAAGGTCACCAACCAGCGCGGCGAGCACGTGGCGACCCTGCGCACCACCCTCGTCCACCGCAACGGCTGAACCGGAGACCACCCATGACCCTAGTCCGCTTCGATTCCGTCCAGGTCGGCGACAGCCTGCCGCCGCTGACCCTGGCACCGATCAACCGCACCACCCTGGCGCTGTTCGCCGGGGCCTCGGGCGATCACAACCCGATCCACATCGACATCGATTACGCGCGCAAGGCCGGCATGGCCGACGTGTTCGCCCACGGCATGCTGTCCATGGCCTATCTGGGCCGGTTGCTGACCCAGTGGGTCGACCAGCGCCAGCTGCGCGGCTTAGGCGTGCGCTTCGCCGGTATCACCCACCTCGGCCACCAGATCACCTGCACCGGCAAGGTGGTGGAGAAGTTCGAGGCCGAAGGCGAGCGTCGCGTGAAGCTGGAAATCCAGACCGCCAATCAATACGGCGAAACCAAGATCGTCGGCGACGCCATCGTCGCCCTGCAGTGAGGAACAACAACATGGCAAAACTCGACGGCAAGGTAGCCCTGGTCAGTGGTTCCGGACGCGGCATCGGCCAGGCCATCGCGCTGAAGCTGGCCAGCGAAGGCGCGCGCATCGTGATCAACGACCTGGACCTGGAACCGGCAAAGGAAACCGCCGCGATGATCCGCGACCTCGGCGGCCAGGCGGCGATCTGCCATGGCAACGTCAGCGCACCGGACTTCGCCGAGCGTTACATCCGCACCGCGATGGAGCACTTCAAGGCCATCGACATCATCGTCAACAACGCCGGCTACACCTGGGACGACGTGGTGCAGAAGATGAGCGACGAGCAGTGGTACGCCATCCTCGACTGCCACATGACCGCGCCCTTCCGCATCTTCCGTGCGGCCTACCCGATCATCAAGGCGCAGGCCCAGGCCGACGCCGAGGCCGGCCGCGAGGTGTTTCGCAAGGTGGTGAACATCTCCTCGGTGTCCGCCCTCAACGGCAATGCCGGGCAACTCAACTACAGCGGCGCCAAGGCCGGCGTCGCCGGCATGACCCGCGCGCTGGCCCGCGAGTGGGGGCGCTTCAAGGTCAACGTCAACGCCGTGGCCTTCGGTTTCATCGAGACGCGCATGACCCGTGCAGACGCTCACGCCGGCGCGACGGTGAACATCGAAGGGCGCGACATCCGCGTCGGCATCAGTCCGGAAGCAGCGAAGTCCTTCGCCCAGCGCAATCCGCTGGGGCGCCCGGGCACGGTGCAGGAGGCGGCCGACGCCGTGTACCTGTTCTGCTCGCCGGAGTCGAACTACATCACCGCGCAAACCGTCGCCGTGGCCGGGAACCTGCAGTAACCGCCGCGCCACGAAAACCGCGCCCAGTCGAATACAAGAACAAGAACACGGAGTCAGCCATGAAAGCCCGGATCACCCGCTACCTGCCCTGTACCCTGCTGGCCAGCATCCTCGCTGCCGGCATCAGCCCGTCGCTGCACGCCGAGGAATCTGGCGGTAGCCAACCGGCGAGCCCGATCACCGCGCAGAAGAACGCCGCGGTGCTGAAGGTACTGCCGTTCAGCGACCGTACCGACTACGAGTCGGTCACCCGCGGGCTCATCGCGCCCTACAAGGGCCAGGTGAAGAACGCGGCAGGCAAGGTGATCTGGGACTCTCAGGCCCACGACTTCCTCGACAAGGACCAGGCCCCGGAGACGGTCAATCCGAGCCTCTGGCGCACCGCCCAGTTGAACAACCATGCCGGCCTGTTCGAGGTCGCCGATGGCATCTACCAGTTGCGCGGGATGGACGTGGCCAACATGACCATCATCGAGGGCAAGGACGGCCTCTTCATCATCGATCCGCTGATGTACGCCGAGACCGCCCGTAACGCGCTGGACCTCTACTACCAGCACCGCCCCAGGAAGCCCATCGTCGGCGTCGGCTACAGCCACAGCCACGGCGACCACTTCGGTGGCGTGCGCGGCATCGTCGACGAAGCCGACGTGAAGAGCGGCAAGGTGAAGATCTTTGCGCCGTCCGGTTTCATGGAACATGCCATCAGCGAGAACATCTTCGTCGGCAACGCCATGAGCCGCCGCTCGCAGTTCCAGTTCGGCACCTTCCTGCCGCGCGGCGAGCGTGGCCAGGTCGACATCGGCATGGGCAAGGCGCTGCCCTCCGGCGGCACCTTCACCCTGATCGCACCGACCGACCTGATCCGGAAGGAGTACGAAACCCACACCGTCGGCGGCATCGAGATCGAGTTCCAGCTCACCCCCGGCACCGAAGCGCCGGCGGAAATGAACTTCTACTTCCCGCAGCACCGCGCGCTGTGCATGTCCGAGAACAGCACGCAGATGATGCACAACATCCTCACCCCGCGCGGCGCGCTGGTACGCGACGCCAAGGCCTGGTCGCAATACCTGGATGCCAGCCTGGAGCGCTATGGCGAGAAGACCGACGTGATGTTCGTCTCGCACAACTGGCCGACCTGGGGCGGCGAACGCATCCGTACGCTGCTGGCTGACCAGCGCGACATGTACGCCTTCCTCAACGATCGCACCGTCCACCTGATGAACCAGGGTCTGACCTCCACCGAAATCGCGCAGAAGATGGACAAGCTGCCCGGCGACCTGGAGAAGAAGTGGTACACCCGCGGCTACTACGGCTCGCTCAGCCACAACTCCCGTGCCGTCTACCAACGCTACCTGGGCTTCTACGACGGCAACCCGGCGAACCTCGACCCGCTGACGCCGGTGGATGCGGGCACCCGCTACGTCGAAGCGATGGGCGGCGCCGATGCCGTCCTCAAGCTGATCCGCGCCGCCATCGACAAGGGCGACTACCGCTGGGCCGCAACCCTGGGCAACCACCTGGTCTTCGCCCAGCCGCAGAACGAAGAAGCGAAGAAGTTGCAGGCCGACGCCCTGGAGCAGTTGGGCTACCAGTCCGAGAACGCGCTGTGGCGCAACATCTATCTGACCGGTGCCATGGAGCTGCGCCATGGCGTTCCGGTCTATGACGCTGGCGCCACCAAGGCCGACGTGGTCAAGAGCATGGAGCCCGGCCAGTTCTTCGACTTCCTGGCGATCCGCCTGGATTCGGACAAGGCCCAGGGCCACGACATGGTGATGAACTGGGTATTCACCGATCTGGCCAAAGACTATGCCGTGACGCTGCGCAACGGCGTGCTCACCCATCGCGATAACGAGAAGAACGCCAGCCCCACGGTGACCATCACCCTGGCCAAGGCCACGCTGGATCAGATCAGCCTGCGCAAGCTGGACTTCCCCACCGCCATCAGGCAGGGCGACATCAAGCTGGACGGTGACGGCAAGGCCCTGGGCGTATTCCTGGGGATGATCGACAGCCCCGCCCCCCAGTTCAACATCGTCACTCCCTGACGCCCGCCCCTTCGACACAGGACACAAGGCATGAAGCAACTTACCCCCATGGATGCACAGTTCTTCTACTCCGATGCCCCCCATCAGCCGATGGTCATCGGCGGCCTGTGGATCTGCGACCAGAACTCCGCACCCAATGGCCTGGTCCGGCACAAGGACATCATCCGCTACATCAACAGCCGCCTGAGCAGCACCTCGCTGTTCCGCCGGCGACTGCAACACGCGCCACTGCGGCTCGACGACCCCTACTGGCTGGAAGACAAGAACTTCGACCTGGAGTACCACATCCGCCATGTCGGCCTGCCGCAACCGGGCGACTGGCGGCAACTGTGCATCTTCACCGCCCGGGCGATGTCGCGGACCCTGGACATGGAGCGCGCGCCCTGGGAAATCACCATCATCGAGGGCCTGAACAACGTCGAGGGCGTGCCACCCGGCAGCTTCGCCCTGCTGCTGCGCCTGCACCACGCCTATGTCGACGGCAAGTCGGGGGTGGAGATCACCACCCTGCTGATGGACGACCAGATCGACTTCGACGAGAACACCTACCGCCTACCCGTCAGCGACCGCATGCCCACGCGCACACAGATGTGGGCCAAGACCATGCCGCGCCTGCTCGGCCAGTCCCTGCGCAGCGCCAGGGCCAGCCTGAGCATCGCGCGCAAGAGCCTGCAACTGGCGGCCCAGCTGCGTGGCGATGCCAGTCCGGACCAGAGCCGCGTGCCCACCACGCTGTTCAACGCGCAGATTTCCCCGCACCGCAGCTATGGCGCCACCCAATGGCCGATCGCCGACCTCAAGCAGATCCGCCGCTGCGCCGAGGGCGCCACCCTCAATGACGTGATCATCGCCATCATCGCCGGGGGGCTGCGGCGCTACCTGCTGCGGCGCGAGGCGCTGCCGGTGGAGCAATCGCTGGTCGCCCTGTGCCCGGTGGCGATGCGTCCGGAAAGCGCCCGGCGCGATATGGGCAACCTGATCTCCATGATGCTGATCGGCATGGGTACCGACATGGCCGATCCGCAACTGCGCCTGCAGGCCATCACCGAGCGCACCCAGCGCGGCGCACCGCTGGCCAAGGAGGTGATGCACGAGCTGATCACCTCCGTGGGCGAAGTACTGCCCGCGCCGATGCGCATGCTCGGCGGCTGGCTGCAGAACCAGGTCCGCTACGTGAGCCGCTTCCACCTGCAGAACACCCTGATCACCAACGTGCCCGGCCCAACCAACGGCGCGGAGAAGAAGTACTTCGCCGGTGCCGAGATCCTCGCCACCTACCCCATAGTGCCGGTGTTCGACGGCATGGGCCTGAGCCACGGCATCACCAGCCTGTACGGCAACATCATCCTCGGCGTGCTGGCCGACCGGCAGATGCTCCCGGACATGGATGTGTACATGGCGAGCCTGCAGGAATCGACCGAGGAGTACCTGGCCCTGGCACACCGGCGCGAAGCCGAGGTGATGGCCAGCGAGCCGGCCAGGCGCCCTGCCGCCTCTCGCAGGCGCCCGGCTTCGCAATCGGCCGAGCCGAGCGTCGAGTAATACCAGGGTGGAGCGTGAAAGGCAGGGAGGCCCCGCGCGCCGCCGTCAACCATCAGCGAACAGGGAGAGTCCCGATGTTCAGGCAGAAGTCAGCGGTGCGGCAATTGAGCGACAAGATGGACCATGCCCACAGCTACCAGGAATGGGCGGAGCACGCCGCCGCCCTCGATCACGCGACCGGCATGGACGACTGGCGCGGCAACGAAGTCTCCGGCGACTACGACTACCGCACGGTGCGGCAACGCATGGAGCGCCTGCGCGGTATGCGCAACGCCGGTTCCTATGCCAATCTGATGTTCGCCCTCAACGAGGGTATCCACGGCAACCTCGCCGGCATGGGCAAAGCCGTGCTCTACGGCCACGCCAACCTGGGCACCAAGCACCTGATCCACCAGTACATCGAAGAAGTCTGCCTGGCGCTGCAGGCCATTGACGACCTCGACGAGAGCGTCATCGCGCTGGACGAGCGCAAGGACTTCTTCCTCCGCGCCAGCCAGTGCTTCGGCCGCTCCGCCCTGATGCTCAGCGGCGGCGCAGTGCTGGGTTACTTCCATGCTGGCGTGCTCAAGGCACTGTTC harbors:
- a CDS encoding wax ester/triacylglycerol synthase family O-acyltransferase gives rise to the protein MKQLTPMDAQFFYSDAPHQPMVIGGLWICDQNSAPNGLVRHKDIIRYINSRLSSTSLFRRRLQHAPLRLDDPYWLEDKNFDLEYHIRHVGLPQPGDWRQLCIFTARAMSRTLDMERAPWEITIIEGLNNVEGVPPGSFALLLRLHHAYVDGKSGVEITTLLMDDQIDFDENTYRLPVSDRMPTRTQMWAKTMPRLLGQSLRSARASLSIARKSLQLAAQLRGDASPDQSRVPTTLFNAQISPHRSYGATQWPIADLKQIRRCAEGATLNDVIIAIIAGGLRRYLLRREALPVEQSLVALCPVAMRPESARRDMGNLISMMLIGMGTDMADPQLRLQAITERTQRGAPLAKEVMHELITSVGEVLPAPMRMLGGWLQNQVRYVSRFHLQNTLITNVPGPTNGAEKKYFAGAEILATYPIVPVFDGMGLSHGITSLYGNIILGVLADRQMLPDMDVYMASLQESTEEYLALAHRREAEVMASEPARRPAASRRRPASQSAEPSVE